Part of the Mycteria americana isolate JAX WOST 10 ecotype Jacksonville Zoo and Gardens chromosome 10, USCA_MyAme_1.0, whole genome shotgun sequence genome, atgtctcttttgtagtgagggtcccaaaactgaacacagtattcgaggtgcggcctcaccagtgccgagtacaggggcacgatcacttccctactcctgctggccacactatttctgacacaagccaggatgctattggccttcttggccacctgggcacactgctagctcatattcagccagctgttgaccaacacccccaggtccttttctcccgggcagctttccagccactcttccccaagcctgtagtgttgcatggggtggttgtgacccaagtgcaggacccagcacttggccttgttgaacctcatacagttggcctcggcccattgatccagcctgtccaggtaggaaggctctgtagagccttcctaccctccagcagatcaacacacccgcacaacttggtgttgtctgcaaacttactgagggtgtgtTTGATCCCCTcgtgcagatcattgataaagacattaaacagaactggccccaatactgagccctggggaacaccacttgtgaccggccaccaactgtatttaattccattcaccacaactctctggacctagccatccagacagtttctTATACAGCGAAGAGTTGAAATACCAAGGTAGGAGAAAGGCAGGGGGTCTGTAATGCAGAAGTAACAGAGGGTGCTTGATAGTACATTAAAAGGCATGAACTGAGCCTGGTGGGCTGGGGTGGCAGGAAgtacaaaaaaaatggaaaagttgagCCAGAGTcatgtaatattaaaaatagttgattacattggtggggtttttttggtggttttttttttttttttaatattccttctACTAAATTGATATGCTTGCTTGCTTCCTACTTGGGAAAAttgtgggaaggggaggatgcGACTAGGGAGCAAAGATGGCAGTTACTATTActtctttatctttcttctttttaactgtcACTGTTAGATTTTTAACTCCTGCATTAGTACACGTTGCGAATGCATCCTTTCTTCCAGCCGTGATTTATGGAGGAAAGAATGAAAGGGGGATGGGTGTGTGTCAGAAGAAGCAGCAATATTATGCTGCTTGTATCTTTGTTTTATCATTGCTAATACTTTGGCAGCTGCATTCCTAATTTGCAAATTTGACAGTTTCttctaataaaatattcacaTGCTTAATCCAAATAATTCTATTAATTGTCACCCCCACAGCAGTTTTCACGGTAAGAGCTGGgtgtttgcaaatgttttcaaatgcttgACGGTGTGCGTGTTTTGTGAGTCTCCCATTGTAGGCTTAACTGTATGTTTCACATCAAGTTGTGCATACATGGATTAGGTGTGTGTAGCATGTAAATGATGCGGTGTATCCATTAATTAGGAATATAATCTAATTTTTTGGTGGGAAGGGAGATAAACGACAACTTGCAGTTGATTGCAGTTTGTTGCTAAAATAACTaataagcttttttgttttatataatagGCTGGATGGAAGGAAAACCATGCAACATTTATGAATGAACTGAAAAATCTTCAGGCTTCAGGACTAACAACCCTTGGTCAGGCACTCAGGTCATCGTTTGACTTGTTAAATCTCAATAGATTAGTGTCTGGAATAGACAACTATGGACAGGTAACAAATCTGTTTATAGTCTTCtgtcttttttagtttttctgttttctttgaaattatagTGGGGGAGGGATTTTAGTGGTTCAAGtttgtttttgcattttacttttttttttttttaaatgttgggtAGCTGTGTGTTAAAACTTGaactgtgaactttttttttctttctttttttctttcttattacaTCTACTGAACATACCCTGGAATATACTAGCACTTTTTTCCTTATTGAGCTACAAAGAAAGCAGTAGTATAAATGACCCCGACTGTAGATACACAGTTGCTGTATGGGAGTATGTACACTGGATGGCAGTGaatctgctttgcatttttatgttatCTGTAGTTAATGTCCTGACTTGCCCTCTCTCACATTTGAAGAGTCCAGTTAAAAGTACTCTGGTTTTTGCCCTGCTGTCGTAATGAAATTCCGAGTTCTCTGTATTGTTACCAATTTATATACTGCTTTTGTGGGTTAGAGGGATTTTGTACTATTACTGGAGGACAAAGACTAGTAATTCTAAAAATCTTTAGGGGGTGTGTGTGAGTGCACAGAGTAGCACATCTTGCGTAGTTTGTATGGCTCCACAGCTattgaaagaaaattacaggaTTATTTTGAAAGATTGCTCgtcttgctgtttattttataatGTCAAAAATATAAGCTTATAACTGAGTGTTAAGGTTACTCTTAGCATTCCTGTGCTTTTGTCTCTAGGGAAGGAATCCATTCTTTTTGGAGCCATCTATTTTGATTACCATCACAGATGGAAACAAACTGACAAATACGGCTGGAGTTCAAGAGGAGGTAAACTTGCATTAAATTCTTTCAAGTTACGATCTTACAAGTTGGTGCTATGCTGAGATTAatattaattgtttttttcctgctaatagTAATTCTGCTTCATCAACCTGTTTTATAATAGAGAACAGAAACTAGCTATGCTGTCATTGCCTAGCCCCTAAATTAATAGTTCACATGGATTTCCAGACTATAACTTCAGATAAATTAGTGGATAAGAGAGAAATGGGGTCCTTTAAAGAGTAATGAATAAATTTGAGTATTGGTTTGTTAAGTacttgaaaatattcttaaatttttCTTTACCAGCTTCATCTTCCTTTGAATTCTCCTTTACCTGGAAGTGAACTAACCAAAGAACCATTTCGTTGGGATCAAAGGCTGTTTGCTCTAGTGCTGCGTTTGCCAGGAGCTGCATCTGCTGAACCAGAGCAGCTTGGGAGTGTGCCTACTGATGAATCTGCTATCACACAGATGTGTGAAGTTACAGGAGGTAATTGGATGTTACTTTGCTTTGGTTCACATTTGGTATTTGccttaaagtatttcttttcctttgattcAGCTTCACCTCTTGCTGTTTTCTCTATCTGAATTACTCAGTGTCCACATGAATCAGTGTGGTGTTTTTTGAGCTTGGTTTCCAGTAGcacagaactttaaaataaaaccatattCCTATTTCAGATCTTCTAGATGCAAGAGAGTTTTCTTAATGCACCAGTAGGAGGGATTGGAAAATTTCTTAGATTTTCCTTCCAGAGGTTGGCTTTGCTCAGTTATGAgatttgttatttaaatgttGAACTGAGTGGGGCAGGTATTATTGAGATGTCAGTTCTGCTGCAGAGCTAAGCAGctaaatttaatcttaaaataattaattctggAGCCTGTTCCTTGAGATGtgcatcagaattttttttttaattggtgcttgaaaaaaatgttgcatgGGAAGGGGAAGTTTAGGAGTGTATAGGAGTTGGTAAGGTTTGGGTAGACGAAAGCAGATAGATTACATAGACTTGGTGAAATCAGGCATTCTTAAGGGCGTTTATAAACTGGGCCTTGGACCAGCCTGATTTAGCCTTAGTGGCCTCTTTTACTAATGAGTTAGTAAATGAGTAAATTTACTAATGAGTTAGTAAAACTCTTTTACTAATGAGTTAGCTTAgcaggttgttttttcttttttttttccttgattgtattgcatttgaaaagtattttgctttttgcataaACTTGTACAAAGTTTGTTGCTATTATTTTGGATAAAACCAAAAGCCTTGGCAGTGTGACTTATGTAATAAAACATCTTCCTTAATTAAGATTACCCAAATGCTTTCGTATTTTCCCTGTGTAATTTATTTCTTGTATAGGTCGTTCTTACTGCGTTCGGACACAAAGAATGTTGAATCAGTGTTTAGAATCTCTAGTTCAAAAAGTCCAAAGTGGAGTTGTTATTAACTTTGAAAAGTCAGGACCGGATCCAGCTCCTATTGGAGAAGGTATAgtaactgtttggttttttttttccccttaatgttCAAGAAGAAAGGTTTTGTGTGCATGCAAATGTCCTTAAGTGTCTTTGGTGTCCTTCCTTCCAGCTTTGCACTGTAGTGTACAGGATGCATTGAATGCCTAATACATTCTAAAAAAGCAATTAAGCTATAAAGCTTATATGCTTTGGTGATAGAGCTCTGGTATCTCTTTAAATACCCCAAATCATAATGGATGTGCTGTTCATAGCTTTTGAGTAGTTTTATGTTTAGTCTTGTCTTTGTTATATTTTTACAAGTGTTAGTTTGATAAGTTAAATGATGCCATATGTTTGCATATACTTCTATGGACGATCTACCTGCTTGCTAGCTCTCCTGTCACTCTTTTCTCACCTCTTTTTTGGGGGCTGAGGGAAGTGAATGTTTGCAGGACGTAGTAAAGTTTGAATTACAGTGTTGTCAAAActtggttttaaaataattaaatccagGACTAGTGTATTTAAACACTTAAACATCTCTAAAGTAATCTCAATGCTtaattttgtgtatgttttctttctgctaattGATCACAACACAGTAAGTTTCAGTTGAATGTTCTTAGCTGCAAGTGAAAAACTGTGTGCAAAGAACTAGGAATTATTTTGCTAGCTGCAAGTGAAATGTATAACAGGGAAGAGGTAAATGCACTGTTAACGTGGAGCAGTTTTTCAGATTTGCAGAAATTCATGGCTGAAAGGAAGGGTAGGGAGCTGACCAGTTAATGTTTAGGAAATGAGGATGTTCCTGGAATGTCAGAAACATAGCTTTTAGGATCCCCTGAGCATCCTAGCATAGCCAGCTttattcctgctttcatttttgaatcacctttttcttgctgtgtgtgtatatatatatttttttttcttctccttttgcttatttaaatgccattttattGGATGCCTTTCCTATGATGCTGTGCAGGACAGCACCTCAGCAAATTCCTGTGTCTCTGTTGGCCCAAATGTTCTCCTATGTGGCAAAACAGATGGTgaaatttgttgggttttttattattattattattttttatttttgtcacactTAAATGGTGATGCACTGTGGAAATGAATACAAAAATATCAAGACTTTCCCTTTACATGAATTGGGAAAGTCCCTAAACTAGAGAGAAGTTTGATGGGATTTAACAATGCTAGAAAAATCACTGTGTATAGTGAGAAACCAAACTGATATGTATCTGAAAGGTGTTTTGCATAGTATTGTTGGCCAGCTATCTGAAGCAGGGAAAATTAGTAGCATAAAATATCTTTACAATGAGGAAGAGTCTTTAAATGAGTGATATCTGCTGTGCCGTTTGCTTTGAAGAGCAGTCTTCAAAAACTGATGCTGAGATTCTGTACTGCTACAAACTTCTTTGTCCTCAGTGTGAAGGGGAGTCTATGCTGGTACACTGCAGTGGACTGGTGGAAAACGTTGGTCTTTCCAGTCAAGAGTGGGATTGAAGTGATCTGTGAATTCTTACTAATTAAAAACTTGACAAAAGCTGCTCCTGCAAGATGCATCTCACTTTTCCATGAAACTTTTCTCCACTTCCAGTTTCCACTAGTGGCAGCATCAGTCAGAGGGCTTTGCATCCCATGTAGAAAGACTGTAAATGCAAATTATCAGTCTTTACAGGTGcagcagaattaaaaacaatAGGCTTGCTGTTGCCTGTCAGATCTATGTCAAAGAACTAAGCTTAAGCAAATAGCATTTTCCATAAAATGTGAGTATGCCTTGCTGCACGAATTATCTAATGGCTATGCCACAGGAGCAGAAGGGTAGATGTGGGCAAATGTTATCATTGTTTCTCAGATGATGCTGTTCTACATTTTGATGTACAGTTTTTTTAACTACTGATGTAAATATCTGTATGTCTGAAACAACTGTAATGAAACACCTTATTGGTTGCTAATACAGAAATTTTGCTGGGAGACAAATGCATGCatgtagctttttattttcatttttgttgttattttgctttgtttaaattttaGATGGACTTGTTGATTCATCCAGGCCCATCAATTCATTTGCTTCTCAACCGTGGCATAGTTGTCATAAACTCATTTATGTACGGCCTAACCCTAAAACTGGTGTTCCTGTTGGGCATTGGCCAATCCCAGAATCTTTTTGGCCTGATCAGAATTCACCAACACTGGTAAGTAcaataagaactgaaaaaaggaTTCTACACCTaatgaaacagactgaaaattaaTCATAAAGTAGTTTGTGctttgggtggtggtttttttttttttttttttttttacttggtttaCTAATATGATCTGACTTTGCTTTAAAAGGGTAGTTTATGCCATTCTGTGTTAAAAATGGTTTTATCTAGTGTAGATACTgtatgctgtgattttttttgcatcTGGAAGGTTTACTTCCATGTATATGGTTAGTTAATTTGGtaaatggtttttaaaagattataaaatttGACTATAAATTACTTAACATACCACAAATCATAGTTAACCTATTAAATTTTAATCAAagctttataaaatgcttttatacGGAAAAAGGAGTATTTGTTTTTGATAGAAGATCAACCGTGTTTTCTCTGCTTAGTATTACTTCATGTATGGACTCTTCTTTCATTAGCAGGAAGaattaaaactgaaacagaagagttacCCCATTCAGAAAATTGGGGAAAACCAGcattcatttctccttttcttactGAAATGATCATACGTTTGGCACGTCTTACCAGCCTTCCTAAACATCTTTCTTTTGTTAGACTTGTTCTGTTTCTGTACTTTGCAAGTGTTCAAGGTACTGTTTTTCCCCGCCCTAAttcaagaggaagaaaatcagactTGGCAGGGAATATCTTGAGATATGCTTTGTGAAGTGAGCACAGCTTCACATCTGTAATTCTGTGAACATCAAGCTTGGGAAGCAGagttgaagttttttttctttaaacctgtCTATGATACTATAGGTTGATTGGCATGGAGGCTTTTAAATATCAAGATAAATAGATTAATATTAACCATGTTTTTCTCTTGGTGCGAAGaatgtctgtatgtgtgtgtggcttttttttaagttagagaATTACTTAGTTAATCTATATTCTATTGTGGGAGCTtgtatcttttcctcttttaaaggaGGTTGTAGAAGCTGAGAGTTTAAGCCTATAGCATGGTAAAATACATGTGTATGAATAGTTTTAAGAGAATTGATTTGTTTACCATAAACACCAGGCAATTGATGatgtctttttccccttccttttagCCTCCGCGCACAGCTCACCCTGTTGTGAGGTTCTCCTGTGTTGATTGTGAGCCAATGGTAATAGACAAACTTCCTTTTGACAAGTATGAGCTTGAGCCTTCACCCTTAACACAGTACATCTTGGAACGAAAGTCTCCCCATACCTGCTGGCAGGTATTTACCCTTTATTTGATTCTAGAAACGTAACGGGAATCCTAAGGTACTTTAGTCTTGTAAGCCTGCGGAATTGTGGTCTGGTTGCAGACTCTGCAGTTGATGAGAAGAAACGTGTCAAGGTTTCAGTTACCTCCTTTCTAATAGAATTATCAAGAGTCAGAATGAGTGTTCCCTCTACAGACTTTGTAATCtcatttaattccttttctaGGTCCATCTAATTTTGCTAAGAAATGTGTCCCGCAGGTTCCATTTTCGACTAAATTGAAATTCTCTGTAGGCTTCCATTTGCTTACAGGGGAAACCTAGCACTAGTTTCCATCATGTTACCTAATCAACAACTGCAAATAATTTCCACTAGATGGTTGAAACTGCTAATGGGAATTGAATGGAAGCTGTTGGTCTTGTTGACTAGATTGGCCTTGAAGAGGTCAAAGTTCTGTTGCTGAAATCCTTTGTCACGTGCTCCTTTTGTGATTTTTTGGATAAGCGACTTGTGTCTGTGTCCTCTATAAAATAAGGCTTGTAATTCCCTTCTCAATGGTGTTCTTCTAAAGAACAGCTTAATATGTACATCAGGAGTTTGCTTAGTATGATATTTTAGCTGGTAAGATGGGTTTGGAGGCATGTCTTTCACGTTTCTGTTTCCCTAATAAATATTACAACTTAACTGAAAATATAACATgcatattcagaagaaaaattgaagttacttttaataaactattttcaaaaATGTCCTTTAAGCATTCATAGGTGCATTATTTGCAGAAGTTATTAAAATtactctgctgtttttcagaaactgcttttcttttcccagctgcatATCAGACCCTTACAAACTAGAGAAATAGGCTTGTTGTCATAGAAACCATGTAACAAACCCTGTTCCTTATGCTCTGAAAAAGTAGAGGAAAAACACTTACTTTTAACTGCaaggtttacttttttttaggAAAACTATTTTTGGTTAGATGTGGGTTATTTTGACTGTCCCAATAAGAGTATGTACCATCTTTATCCTGTTGAAATAGTTCTTTGCATGTATTGCTTTTCAAGGTTAATACCcccatacatatatatatatatatgcttaaaaaaaaaagtaaacgtTAAGAATGTTGGTGCTTGGCATAATTAAAAGATGTTTCTtgaatatttgtttgttttgcttaatttctCTGCTTAAAAAAGTTTTAGATTTCTTCTATCAGTGTTGTAAATTTTAGTCATGCTGTTTTATGAGTCAGAAGACTAATTTCAAGTAGATTGTTTTTTGACATACCTTCAACAGATGTGCCCTAACCTATTTTAAATAATCTCAAAAACTTTTCAGAGCATCACTTCAAAGTAGTTTCACTAAAGCACTAAAGATTATACTGTGAAGAGCATTTCCATACTGTCTGGGGGTACACTAAATGTTCCATGTCTCAGTTCTGTGTCTGGGGAATCTAAGTGCATGCTCATCCTGATGTGTGCAACCTCAAACTTGGCTGTTCTTGATAATTTGCTGTTGTAATGCAGTTGGATTGAGGttgattttagtttttaaatgccCCATGCTTAATAGTCTTCATACTCTTCTAATACCGTGATATCTCTTATTCTTTATCAGGTATTTGTGAGTAGCAGTGGAAAATACAGCGAACTTGGCCATCCGTTCGGGTATTTAAAAGCAAGCACTACTTTAACCTGTGTAAACCTCTTTGTGATGCCTTACAACTATCCTGTTTTACTTCCGTTGTTAGGTAGGTAATAAATTTACATTGGACTGCCAACGCAGCTACTtcagagtaaaagaaaataatggttgGTGTTCTGCCTTAGTTTGAGACATTATAAAATAATGGAGATCAGAGAGTAGAGAATGTTGCAAACTCTTTAACATAATTTGGGAGGAGAGGATTTTCATAccccctctccctttttttctctccagcagaggaggagagctaCCTGCTTCCAGTGCATGTTTGATGCTGTTCACCTCCTAGACACGTAGCCTCTTCCTTAACCTGGAGTAAGCTTCAACCTCCATTCTTTTCCCTCATTTAGGGTGTGGTGTATCCAGGTTTTGCAGTTGCTCTTGTAGCAGCTAATTTTTTACTGGAAGATCAGATGCAGTGTTTGTCATGGGTGTTGGGAAGAGGGAATTCCCTGACGCAGTTTAGAGCAGTAAGAAGGAATTGAGCAGTGAAACAGTCTACATTTCTTCCCTGCCCAAAGGACCAGTGTTTTTTTCGCTCccacaatgaaattattttctacaggAAAGAAGGTATGGAAAGGTGCTGAGTGAATAACTGCCATAATAATTGTGGCTGTTAGGGTTCTGGCATAAAGGTAATGGCAGAGAGAAGAGTTTCCTGGGTGCTACTAACCCTTTTAGTTGCAGATGCtgtaaggctttttttcttctggtttttgtgGGTGTGTTTAGTGATACAGAATAACAGTGGAGATCAAGAGAATTAACATTGACTCTTGCTGTCTTACACAtgatttttccattcatttctaGAAAAAAGCCACAACACAGTTCAGGAATGCTTTTTCATAATCCTGGtcataaccaaaaaaagaaatctgtgcttGCTGATAATTTGAATGTGTCTTATATAGTCATCCATGTAGCCTAATAATTGTCCCAAAGTGTGCAAGTAGGATACTTCTAGACTAAATCAGAGTTTCTGCGAGTTTATGGCTACTGAATTACTGCAGTAGACCCACTAGCTGAAAAGCCATCACTAATACTAAATGAATTTCCCTATTCATTTCGATGTTGGCATTTGCAGTTCTGTTGCATCTTCCCTGGCAGCTCTTGtcttccccctgccttttttgCAGGGGTGTAAAGCTCATCCTGCTCTTTGGAGAAAGGCATTTTTCAGTATGTGTAGTGCTATTCTGCAGTTTACTCACCTGGTATCCTACATCTTAAATTTCTGAAGGCTGtttaaaggaaaatgcagagcttCTGTGTTGCCCGAGTTGTAAAGTGGACGTTTTCCCTAGAACGCAAATATGTACATTCTGTATTATtaacacaaacacatacacaaagtGTTATGTTCAGATCTTGTTCCAGGACTTTGTTTATCCTTGGTCTCTAAGGCATGGTGGAATTAAATTCTGTGGAATATACgtaaaacacaaaagcagatcTGGCCCCTTTTCTACTTAGCAGTACAGAAAATTACTCAGATGACAAGCAGCATACCTGTTAAATTATTTgtagatgatttaaaaaatactgactcTGTGTTTGTAGGTAGGTAGgggttgtttctgtttttaaacccTCACCCTCTATCTGTCTTAATGCTACCAATAGTGGATACTGATAGTTCAGTAGAGGACTGATTTGCATGTGTAAAACCAATCTTTCATAACTCACCCAGATTAAAAAGGATGTGAGAACATCCAAGCCCAGGAGAAGTCTGCTCTATTCAGCCACTACCACCCATATTGGTGCATCAGCGAGGTTCTAGTGGCTACTGCCCTACTGGTAGAATATTGTGTTGGAGGACTGGGACTTAACTTGGGTTAGTACTGTGGATACTCTATCTCCTTTCCTTCTAATGACTCTTTCAGACAAAGCCAAAACCACTTATAACTGTATTGTTTGTAATGTCTTATCAAGTGGCTTATGTGTGTTCAGCCTTATAAGTAGATAGCGAGAtgcttaagaatttttttcttgcatttttgtatTCCTCCTGCATTCTTGAGCAGAGgaagttttaattctgtttttggAAAACAGTGTAAGAGACAGTCCTAGAAGACAGGTAAGATAGGCATGTGTGAGGAAGCCTGCAGATGATACTTGAGCAAACTGAAACAAGTTGTAGTGGTCCGTGACTGAAGGAGGTAGATTGTACCACATTCTATAGATTTGGTGATTTATATCTCGGTTTCTGCAAGAGTGGATTTGGGAATGCTGTAGCCTCTCCTGGCTTGTGACTTAATGGGTTTGCTTATAGAATCTGAAGCTTTGTAAGGAAAGGAGCCAGTTAATGAGATTTCATAAAACAGTGAAGCCGCACAGTCCGTGTGTTAACCTGACCCATGCACTATGGTAAACTGGTTCTCTCACAAAAATTCTGGTCTCTAGATCTTTCACAGAGGTAAGACAGACCATGTGGGATGTGCTGTTACAGCTGAGCAGCTCCTTTTTGCTCTCATAGGAAAGGCTAGAGAGGCATCATGACTAGCTTGGGGTGGTGGTTTGCTCTGAGAACTGAGGAGGTGGGGTGCAGTTCTTGTCTTGTTTTTGTTCAGTGTGAGGCAGACTTCTGAAGACAGAACTTTTCACAGACAGATGCTGACATACTTTGATGCTGAATATGTTTGGCCCATGGATTATAAAAATTTGCTCTTGAAGGATTGTTGCCTTTATCTGATACTAGCAAACTATTGTACTTCAGATattcttgcatttaaaaacaattgtACAGCCAAGTTCGTGAAGGAGAAGTCAAATGAGGGGTTAGAGAGAGAGCTTAACAAAGATGAGGTATACTTCTGAATGCTCCTGCCTTGCATAAGATGTTTCCTTGGCTGATCTTAGTTGCATTAATGGGAGGGCAGGCACTGCTGGGCAATAGGAGTGGATTATTCATTGGGAGTGTCACCAGAAGCAGTAGTGAAACAGCCATGGTAAAAATACCATGAGAAGGTGGTTAATACCCTTTCTCTGTGGGTCTGAATAGGCAGAAGGATGAGCATTTAGAAAATGTCTGCCTGTGAAGGACTGCAACATGGGCAGTTTCCTTTGATGCTTTTGCAGGCTCCGTGAGAGAACCTGCGAgtaatgattttatatttttggaaaCCAAGGGCTGTCTCTCTCACAAACGTGAACATAGCAAGctgtggcactgggagggagagCCAAACATATTGTATCAATAGAAAGAGAGTGCcacaatacctttttttaatggtGGATACTATTTTACATTGTAGCGCCTTATTTTTGGCTAGATTGTTTGCAGGGAAGGATACTGCTTTCTGTGAATGTAAAATCATGAGTCTCTACTGCTTAAAACAAAGGAGTATATCTATTAGTGCAGAGGCATTAGAAAGCTCAGAGAATTATAGGAGTCAACAGGGAATGGTGGTGTACTTGCTCAGGTGGAATTTAATGTGagtggtgatttaaaaaaaaaaagtgtaagttttTACTTTGGGTTACATGGTGCAAGCTGTCACTCACAACTAGACTGTTGTCACATGAACTGTTCTTGTAATTAGGTTCCAGCTGAACTACTAGAATTACCTGCTGACCATTCTCTCTCTcgtgctctctttttttttttaagtgttcgcTGAGCTTGAAAGTGCATCAAGTCCCCTTATGTGGTACTGGGTATTAAATATGGGTATTGGTATCCTGTTTGTCACAATTGGTTGCTTTGTACATTAATCTGAAGTGGATAAAGACTTTGCAACACAGTTTTAAATTAACTGGTCTGTCTGTAGTTTTCCCTGATCTCTTGAATTGTTGCAGCTTGTGGCCCTTTCCTAGTGGTTTTTAATACTGTGTTCCCAATTATCCAGTGCTTTTAGCTCCCTCTGAGTTTAGAAGTAAAAAGAATTCTGCATTAAGTGGACTGTACAGAGAGTAGTACCTGAAAATGAATAGGTTGGATTAAAACTTGATTTATGAAAGGATTTTTTCAATACTTTTGGATTTTATCTGCAAAAGTTTGGGATTTAATATGCAAAAGACATAGTTAACTGTGTtactgtttgtttgcttatttgtataaataattatgTGCAGCCCAGGGCACAGTGGGAAAAATACGTTTCAAGTGCCTGTGTTGCAATCTGCTGACAGTGTATGTCTCAAACTCTTGAGATAGAGGCAGGTAAGGTGTTGATGGTGATGTTCTCTTTGAAACTTGTGGCTGTGTTTACCACCATGACTGTCTTCCTTTTAGAGAGTAGGAGTTCCTGCAGTGAGTTCGTGCTGTGGGGAGGTTCTCATTTTAAATAGACAAATCTTTGCTGAAGCTTTACTTAGATTTGAGAACTTCTTGGATAGCAAAGATCAGGGAGGTGCTTTTGCATTTGACTTCTCAGACTACAGCTATGCTGTGGATTAAGAATCATAGCTAGCTGAGCATTATGAACGTCTATGCCATTTAAGAGTGGCTGTGCAGTCGAACTGCAGGGGTTATATACTGGTACAACCTTCACAGTGCAAGAAGTGAGACAGTAATAAAGTGCTGATAAGGGGTTTAAGGTTCAAGCTGTACTCATAACCAACTCATAGACTTGAAAATA contains:
- the LOC142414931 gene encoding integrator complex subunit 6-like isoform X5; translation: MPILLFLIDTSASMNQRAYLGTSYLDIAKGAVEIFMKLRARDPASRGDRYMLVTFDEPPYCIKAGWKENHATFMNELKNLQASGLTTLGQALRSSFDLLNLNRLVSGIDNYGQGRNPFFLEPSILITITDGNKLTNTAGVQEELHLPLNSPLPGSELTKEPFRWDQRLFALVLRLPGAASAEPEQLGSVPTDESAITQMCEVTGGRSYCVRTQRMLNQCLESLVQKVQSGVVINFEKSGPDPAPIGEDGLVDSSRPINSFASQPWHSCHKLIYVRPNPKTGVPVGHWPIPESFWPDQNSPTLPPRTAHPVVRFSCVDCEPMVIDKLPFDKYELEPSPLTQYILERKSPHTCWQVFVSSSGKYSELGHPFGYLKASTTLTCVNLFVMPYNYPVLLPLLEEESYLLPVHV
- the LOC142414931 gene encoding integrator complex subunit 6-like isoform X4, which codes for MPILLFLIDTSASMNQRAYLGTSYLDIAKGAVEIFMKLRARDPASRGDRYMLVTFDEPPYCIKAGWKENHATFMNELKNLQASGLTTLGQALRSSFDLLNLNRLVSGIDNYGQGRNPFFLEPSILITITDGNKLTNTAGVQEELHLPLNSPLPGSELTKEPFRWDQRLFALVLRLPGAASAEPEQLGSVPTDESAITQMCEVTGGRSYCVRTQRMLNQCLESLVQKVQSGVVINFEKSGPDPAPIGEDGLVDSSRPINSFASQPWHSCHKLIYVRPNPKTGVPVGHWPIPESFWPDQNSPTLPPRTAHPVVRFSCVDCEPMVIDKLPFDKYELEPSPLTQYILERKSPHTCWQVFVSSSGKYSELGHPFGYLKASTTLTCVNLFVMPYNYPVLLPLLAEEESYLLPVHV